A window of the Isosphaera pallida ATCC 43644 genome harbors these coding sequences:
- a CDS encoding ABC transporter ATP-binding protein encodes MIVLSNVVHHYGVRPILRGINLTIERGDVVAVVGPNGTGKSTLLGIMGGQLCPQIGQVAIDGLVRRRTIEEEQAIRRVTFFLPDHVWLPGDRSGREYLLSVGRLYGVEEFRLMDHVQRLLELFELEAMADQDLRSYSSGQKKKIALAAALVSEARCLLLDEPFSGGLDPSGILAMKRVLQRHPRRRDMTVVLTSPVPELIEEVASRVVVLKDGRVLVFETVEGIKRLTGGRGSLSDALERLIFPETIDKLDRYFQEERLPEWVD; translated from the coding sequence ATGATTGTCTTGTCCAACGTGGTGCATCATTACGGCGTGCGTCCGATCCTTCGGGGGATCAACCTCACCATCGAGCGGGGCGACGTGGTGGCGGTGGTCGGTCCCAATGGCACAGGCAAATCGACCTTGCTGGGGATCATGGGTGGCCAGCTTTGTCCTCAGATCGGTCAGGTCGCCATCGACGGCCTCGTCCGTCGCCGCACCATCGAGGAGGAACAGGCGATCCGCCGCGTCACCTTCTTCCTGCCCGACCATGTCTGGCTGCCTGGCGACCGTTCGGGACGCGAATATCTCTTGAGCGTAGGACGACTCTACGGCGTCGAGGAGTTCCGGCTGATGGATCACGTCCAGCGCCTTTTGGAACTCTTCGAGTTGGAAGCGATGGCCGATCAAGATCTTCGGAGTTATTCCTCCGGCCAAAAGAAGAAAATCGCCCTCGCCGCCGCGCTGGTTTCCGAAGCGCGTTGCCTGCTTTTGGACGAGCCATTCTCAGGAGGTTTGGACCCTTCGGGCATCCTAGCGATGAAGCGAGTGCTTCAGCGTCATCCCCGTCGCCGGGATATGACGGTTGTCTTAACCAGTCCAGTCCCCGAACTGATCGAGGAGGTGGCCAGCCGGGTGGTCGTCCTGAAAGATGGTCGAGTGCTTGTGTTTGAAACTGTTGAAGGAATCAAGCGGCTCACGGGAGGCCGAGGTTCGCTCTCCGACGCTCTGGAGCGGTTGATCTTTCCGGAGACCATCGATAAGCTGGACCGCTACTTCCAGGAAGAGCGTTTGCCCGAATGGGTTGACTAG